The Streptomyces spororaveus genome includes a region encoding these proteins:
- a CDS encoding helix-turn-helix transcriptional regulator: protein MKYGERQIDTPQGELGTGERSTRNRVARSILDHGPSTVADLAQRLGLTQAAVRRHLDTLVSDDVVEPREQRVYGARARGRPAKVFALTDCGRDAFDQSYDTLAADALRWIAQSVGGGEQGEVAVAAFARSRMETQARAYKEAVEAAAPQERAEALARALTVDGYAATAKSAPGPHSGEQLCQHHCPVAHVAEQFPQLCEAETEVFSRLLGTHVQRLATIAHGDGVCTTFIPRSASTTQTDTSVSASTAGRNPA from the coding sequence GTGAAATACGGCGAACGGCAGATCGACACCCCCCAGGGGGAGCTCGGCACCGGGGAGCGGTCAACCCGCAACCGCGTGGCGCGCTCGATCCTGGACCACGGTCCGTCCACCGTCGCCGACCTCGCCCAGCGTCTCGGCCTCACCCAGGCCGCCGTCCGCCGCCACCTCGACACGCTCGTCTCCGACGACGTGGTCGAACCCCGTGAGCAGCGTGTGTACGGTGCGCGCGCCCGGGGTCGGCCCGCCAAGGTCTTCGCGCTCACCGACTGCGGCCGCGACGCCTTCGACCAGTCCTACGACACGCTCGCCGCGGACGCCCTGCGCTGGATCGCGCAGTCGGTCGGCGGCGGCGAGCAGGGCGAGGTGGCCGTCGCCGCCTTCGCCAGGTCGCGGATGGAAACGCAGGCGCGGGCCTACAAGGAGGCCGTCGAGGCGGCCGCCCCGCAGGAGCGCGCGGAGGCCCTTGCCAGGGCGTTGACCGTGGACGGGTACGCTGCTACGGCGAAGAGCGCTCCCGGTCCGCACAGCGGTGAACAGCTCTGCCAGCACCACTGCCCGGTCGCGCACGTCGCCGAGCAGTTCCCGCAGCTCTGCGAGGCGGAGACCGAGGTCTTCTCCCGCCTGCTCGGGACCCATGTGCAGCGCCTCGCCACGATCGCCCATGGCGACGGGGTGTGCACGACGTTCATTCCGCGTAGCGCGAGCACCACACAGACCGACACATCAGTATCTGCAAGTACGGCCGGGAGGAACCCCGCATGA
- the sufC gene encoding Fe-S cluster assembly ATPase SufC codes for MATLEIHDLHVSVEAENGAREILKGVDLTVKQGETHAIMGPNGSGKSTLAYSLAGHPKYTITGGTVTLDGEDVLEMSVDERARAGVFLAMQYPVEVPGVSVSNFLRTSATAIRGEAPKLRTWVKEVKSAMEQLQMDPAFAERNVNEGFSGGEKKRHEILQLELLKPKIAILDETDSGLDVDALRQVSEGVNRVRATGEVGTLLITHYTRILRYIKPDFVHVFSEGRIAESGGAELADKLEAEGYESYSTKGGATA; via the coding sequence ATGGCAACGCTTGAAATCCACGACCTGCACGTCTCCGTCGAGGCCGAGAACGGCGCCCGCGAGATCCTCAAGGGCGTCGACCTCACCGTCAAGCAGGGTGAGACGCACGCCATCATGGGTCCGAACGGCTCGGGCAAGTCCACCCTGGCGTACTCGCTCGCCGGTCACCCGAAGTACACCATCACCGGTGGCACCGTGACCCTCGACGGCGAGGACGTCCTGGAGATGTCCGTCGACGAGCGCGCCCGCGCCGGCGTCTTCCTCGCGATGCAGTACCCGGTCGAGGTCCCCGGTGTCTCGGTCTCCAACTTCCTGCGCACCTCGGCCACCGCGATCCGCGGCGAGGCGCCGAAGCTGCGTACCTGGGTGAAGGAGGTCAAGTCCGCGATGGAGCAGCTCCAGATGGACCCGGCCTTCGCCGAGCGCAACGTCAACGAGGGCTTCTCCGGCGGTGAGAAGAAGCGCCACGAGATCCTGCAGCTGGAGCTCCTGAAGCCGAAGATCGCGATCCTCGACGAGACCGACTCCGGTCTCGACGTCGACGCCCTGCGCCAGGTCTCCGAGGGCGTCAACCGCGTCCGCGCGACCGGCGAGGTCGGCACGCTGCTGATCACGCACTACACGCGGATCCTCCGCTACATCAAGCCCGACTTCGTCCACGTCTTCTCCGAGGGCCGCATCGCCGAGTCCGGTGGCGCCGAGCTCGCCGACAAGCTGGAGGCCGAAGGCTACGAGTCGTACAGCACGAAGGGTGGCGCGACCGCGTGA
- a CDS encoding ABC transporter ATP-binding protein → MSNDPAVEIRGLVKRYGTKTAVDGLDLTVRSGSVTAVLGPNGAGKTTTVESCEGYLRPDAGTVRVLGLDPVARAEALRPRIGVMLQSGGVYSGARAVEMLRHMAKLYADPLDVATLVERLGLGGCGRTPYRRLSGGQQQRLALAMAVVGRPELVFLDEPTAGLDPQARRATWDLVRELRTDGVTVVLTTHHMDEAEQLADEVAIVDAGRVIVHGSPEQLCRGGAENTLRFTGRPSLDLASLLKALPDGTQAAELTPGVYRVTGDVHPQLLATVASWCAQHGVMPSSLTVERHTLEDVFLELTGKELRA, encoded by the coding sequence ATGAGCAACGACCCCGCCGTGGAGATCCGCGGACTGGTGAAGCGGTACGGCACCAAGACCGCGGTGGACGGCCTGGACCTCACCGTCCGGAGCGGCTCCGTCACCGCGGTCCTCGGTCCCAACGGCGCGGGCAAGACGACCACGGTGGAGAGCTGCGAGGGCTACCTCCGCCCCGACGCCGGCACGGTCCGCGTCCTCGGCCTCGACCCGGTCGCCCGGGCCGAGGCCCTGCGCCCGCGGATCGGCGTGATGCTGCAGTCCGGAGGCGTCTACTCCGGAGCGCGCGCCGTCGAGATGCTGCGCCACATGGCCAAGCTGTACGCCGACCCGCTCGACGTCGCCACCCTGGTGGAACGCCTCGGACTCGGCGGCTGCGGCCGCACGCCCTACCGCAGGCTCTCGGGCGGCCAGCAGCAGCGCCTGGCCCTGGCCATGGCCGTGGTGGGCCGCCCCGAACTGGTCTTCCTCGACGAGCCCACCGCCGGCCTGGACCCGCAGGCCCGCCGCGCGACCTGGGACCTCGTACGGGAGCTGCGCACCGACGGGGTCACCGTCGTCCTCACCACCCACCACATGGACGAGGCCGAGCAGCTCGCCGACGAGGTCGCCATCGTGGACGCGGGCAGGGTCATCGTCCACGGCAGCCCCGAGCAGCTGTGCCGGGGCGGCGCCGAGAACACCCTGCGCTTCACCGGCCGCCCCTCCCTCGACCTCGCCTCGCTCCTGAAGGCGCTGCCCGACGGCACCCAGGCCGCCGAGCTCACCCCGGGCGTCTACCGGGTCACCGGCGACGTCCACCCGCAGCTGCTGGCCACCGTCGCCTCCTGGTGCGCGCAGCACGGCGTGATGCCGAGTAGCCTCACGGTGGAGCGGCACACCCTCGAAGACGTCTTCCTCGAACTGACCGGTAAGGAGCTGCGCGCATGA
- the sufD gene encoding Fe-S cluster assembly protein SufD gives MAEAQNIPAGSTTAGAIAVAAESTVATRMSAPPSFDVADFPVPNGREEEWRFTPLARLKGLHDGTAVANGTMKAQIDAPEGVTVESVERGDARIGKAGIPVDRIAAQAFSSFAKATVVTVPKETVLTEPVRVTLHGEGGTTFGHTVFDVQAFAEAVIVIDHTGDGVRAANVDFLVGDGAKLTVVSVQDWDDTAVHCSQHNTLVGRDATFKSVVVTFGGDLVRLHPRISYAGPGGEAELFGLYFTDAGQHQEHRLLVTHDAPHCKSNVVYKGALQGQDAHAVWIGDVLIQKSAEGTDTYEMNRNLVLTDGARVDSVPNLEIETGEIVGAGHASATGRFDDEQLFYLQARGIPADEARRLVVRGFFAELVQQIGVDDIEERLLAKIETELQGSV, from the coding sequence ATGGCTGAGGCTCAGAACATTCCGGCGGGTTCGACCACCGCCGGCGCGATCGCGGTGGCCGCCGAGTCCACCGTCGCCACCCGGATGAGTGCGCCCCCGTCCTTCGACGTGGCGGACTTCCCGGTTCCGAACGGCCGCGAGGAGGAGTGGCGCTTCACGCCGCTCGCCCGCCTCAAGGGCCTGCACGACGGCACCGCGGTCGCCAACGGCACCATGAAGGCCCAGATCGACGCGCCCGAGGGCGTCACGGTCGAGTCGGTGGAGCGCGGCGACGCGCGCATCGGCAAGGCCGGCATCCCGGTGGACCGGATCGCCGCCCAGGCGTTCTCGTCCTTCGCCAAGGCCACGGTCGTCACCGTGCCCAAGGAGACGGTCCTCACCGAGCCGGTGCGCGTGACGCTGCACGGCGAGGGCGGCACCACCTTCGGCCACACCGTCTTCGACGTGCAGGCCTTCGCCGAGGCCGTCATCGTCATCGACCACACCGGTGACGGCGTGCGCGCCGCCAACGTCGACTTCCTGGTCGGCGACGGCGCCAAGCTCACCGTCGTGTCCGTGCAGGACTGGGACGACACCGCCGTCCACTGCTCCCAGCACAACACGCTGGTCGGCCGCGACGCGACCTTCAAGTCGGTCGTGGTCACCTTCGGCGGCGACCTCGTGCGCCTCCACCCGCGCATCAGCTACGCCGGCCCCGGCGGCGAGGCCGAGCTCTTCGGCCTGTACTTCACGGACGCCGGCCAGCACCAGGAGCACCGCCTCCTGGTCACGCACGACGCCCCGCACTGCAAGTCGAACGTGGTCTACAAGGGCGCGCTCCAGGGCCAGGACGCCCACGCGGTCTGGATCGGTGACGTGCTCATCCAGAAGAGCGCCGAGGGCACCGACACCTACGAGATGAACCGCAACCTCGTCCTCACGGACGGCGCGCGGGTCGACTCGGTGCCGAACCTGGAGATCGAGACCGGCGAGATCGTCGGCGCCGGCCACGCCTCCGCGACCGGCCGCTTCGACGACGAGCAGCTCTTCTACCTGCAGGCCCGTGGCATCCCGGCCGACGAGGCCCGCCGCCTGGTCGTCCGCGGCTTCTTCGCGGAGCTCGTCCAGCAGATCGGTGTCGACGACATCGAGGAGCGTCTGCTCGCCAAGATCGAGACCGAGCTCCAGGGTTCCGTCTGA
- a CDS encoding bifunctional 3-phenylpropionate/cinnamic acid dioxygenase ferredoxin subunit — MNYVKACALSELEENTPKRVELDGTPVSIVSTEGEVFAINDICSHANVSLSEGEVEDCMIECWLHGSAFDLRTGKPSGLPATRPVPVYPVKIEGDDVLVSLTQES, encoded by the coding sequence ATGAATTACGTCAAGGCCTGTGCGCTCAGCGAGCTGGAGGAGAACACCCCGAAGCGGGTGGAACTCGACGGCACGCCGGTGTCCATCGTCTCCACCGAGGGGGAGGTGTTCGCGATCAACGACATCTGCTCGCACGCGAACGTCTCGCTCTCGGAGGGCGAGGTCGAAGACTGCATGATCGAGTGCTGGCTGCACGGGTCGGCCTTCGACCTGCGCACCGGCAAGCCCTCGGGTCTGCCCGCGACGCGCCCCGTACCCGTATACCCCGTAAAGATCGAAGGGGACGACGTGCTCGTCTCCCTCACCCAGGAGTCCTGA
- a CDS encoding ABC transporter permease, with protein MSAGTFTPRPGAAPVSRMILAQTALETRMLLRNGEQLLLTVIIPALLLTLFSAVDIVTVPVGEGGSGKSVDFLAPGILALAVMSTAFTGQAIATGFDRRYGVLKRLGASPLPRWALMAAKTLSVLVTEVLQIALLTVIALMLGWSPQGDPLSVAALLLLGTAAFSGLGLLMAGTLKAEMTLAAANLVFLLLLVGGGVIVPLEKFPDAVRSVLGLLPISALSDGLREVLQHGASLPWGDAAVLAGWAVLGLGAAARLFRWE; from the coding sequence ATGAGCGCCGGTACGTTCACCCCCCGCCCCGGGGCCGCGCCCGTGTCCCGCATGATCCTCGCCCAGACGGCGCTGGAGACCCGGATGCTGCTGCGCAACGGGGAGCAGCTGCTGCTCACCGTGATCATCCCGGCGCTGCTGCTGACCCTCTTCTCCGCGGTCGACATCGTCACGGTGCCGGTGGGGGAGGGCGGCAGCGGGAAGTCCGTGGACTTCCTCGCGCCGGGGATCCTGGCGCTCGCCGTGATGTCCACCGCCTTCACCGGCCAGGCCATCGCCACCGGCTTCGACCGCCGGTACGGAGTCCTCAAGCGGCTCGGGGCCTCTCCCCTGCCGCGCTGGGCCCTGATGGCCGCCAAGACCCTGTCGGTGCTGGTCACCGAGGTGCTGCAGATCGCCCTGCTGACGGTGATCGCCCTCATGCTGGGCTGGTCCCCGCAGGGCGACCCGCTGTCGGTGGCCGCGCTGCTCCTGCTGGGCACCGCCGCCTTCTCCGGCCTCGGACTGCTGATGGCCGGCACCCTCAAGGCCGAGATGACCCTGGCCGCCGCCAATCTGGTCTTCCTGCTGCTGCTGGTCGGCGGCGGCGTGATCGTGCCGCTGGAGAAGTTCCCGGACGCCGTGCGGTCGGTCCTGGGGCTGCTGCCCATCTCGGCGCTGTCCGACGGGCTGCGCGAGGTGCTCCAGCACGGGGCCTCGCTCCCGTGGGGCGACGCGGCCGTACTGGCGGGCTGGGCCGTACTCGGTCTGGGCGCCGCCGCGCGGCTCTTCCGCTGGGAATGA
- the sufB gene encoding Fe-S cluster assembly protein SufB → MTTEIAHPELDGLGTYEYGWADSDAAGAAAKRGLSEDVVRDISAKKSEPEWMLKLRLKGLKLFDKKPMPNWGSDLSGIDFDNIKYFVRSTEKQAASWEDLPEDIKNTYDKLGIPEAEKQRLVAGVAAQYESEVVYHQIREDLEEQGVIFLDTDTALKEHPELFQEYFGTVIPVGDNKFASLNTAVWSGGSFIYVPKGVKVDIPLQAYFRINTENMGQFERTLIIVDEDAYVHYVEGCTAPIYSSDSLHSAVVEIIVKKGGRCRYTTIQNWSNNVYNLVTKRAVAYEGATMEWIDGNIGSKVTMKYPAVYLMGEHAKGETLSIAFAGEGQHQDAGSKMVHMAPNTSSNIVSKSVARGGGRTSYRGLVEIGEGAHGSKSNVLCDALLVDTISRSDTYPYVDVREDDVSMGHEATVSKVSDDQLFYLMSRGMTEFEAMAMIVRGFVEPIARELPMEYALELNRLIELQMEGSVG, encoded by the coding sequence ATGACCACGGAGATCGCTCACCCTGAGCTCGATGGCCTGGGCACCTACGAATACGGCTGGGCCGACTCCGACGCGGCCGGCGCCGCTGCCAAGCGGGGTCTCTCCGAGGATGTCGTCCGCGACATCTCGGCGAAGAAGTCCGAGCCGGAGTGGATGCTGAAGCTCCGCCTCAAGGGCCTGAAGCTGTTCGACAAGAAGCCCATGCCGAACTGGGGTTCCGACCTCTCGGGCATCGACTTCGACAACATCAAGTACTTCGTGCGTTCCACCGAGAAGCAGGCCGCTTCGTGGGAGGACCTGCCCGAGGACATCAAGAACACGTACGACAAGCTCGGCATCCCGGAGGCGGAGAAGCAGCGCCTCGTCGCCGGTGTCGCGGCCCAGTACGAGTCCGAGGTCGTCTACCACCAGATCCGTGAGGACCTGGAGGAGCAGGGCGTCATCTTCCTCGACACGGACACCGCGCTCAAGGAGCACCCGGAGCTCTTCCAGGAGTACTTCGGCACGGTCATCCCGGTCGGCGACAACAAGTTCGCGTCGCTGAACACCGCGGTGTGGTCCGGCGGCTCCTTCATCTACGTCCCCAAGGGCGTGAAGGTCGACATCCCGCTCCAGGCCTACTTCCGTATCAACACGGAGAACATGGGCCAGTTCGAGCGGACGCTGATCATCGTCGACGAGGACGCCTACGTCCACTACGTCGAGGGCTGCACCGCCCCGATCTACTCCTCGGACTCGCTGCACAGCGCCGTGGTCGAGATCATCGTCAAGAAGGGCGGCCGCTGCCGCTACACGACGATCCAGAACTGGTCGAACAACGTCTACAACCTGGTCACCAAGCGCGCCGTGGCGTACGAGGGCGCGACCATGGAGTGGATCGACGGCAACATCGGTTCCAAGGTCACCATGAAGTACCCGGCCGTCTACCTGATGGGCGAGCACGCCAAGGGCGAGACCCTGTCCATCGCCTTCGCGGGCGAGGGCCAGCACCAGGACGCCGGCTCCAAGATGGTCCACATGGCGCCGAACACCTCCTCGAACATCGTCTCCAAGTCGGTGGCCCGAGGCGGCGGCCGCACCTCCTACCGGGGCCTCGTCGAGATCGGCGAGGGCGCCCACGGCTCGAAGTCCAACGTGCTGTGCGACGCGCTCCTGGTCGACACCATCTCCCGCTCGGACACGTACCCCTACGTGGACGTCCGCGAGGACGACGTCTCCATGGGCCACGAGGCCACGGTCTCCAAGGTCTCCGACGACCAGCTCTTCTACCTGATGAGCCGCGGTATGACGGAGTTCGAGGCGATGGCCATGATCGTGCGCGGCTTCGTCGAGCCCATCGCGCGTGAGCTGCCCATGGAGTACGCGCTGGAGCTGAACCGGCTGATCGAGCTGCAGATGGAGGGATCGGTCGGCTGA